In the Micromonospora sp. WMMA1363 genome, CTCGTAGTCGACGCCGGTGGCGTCGGCGAGGCTGTCGAAGAACGCCCGGTAGTAGCGCTCGATCAGCTCCCCGATCTGGGTCTTGCCGAGCGCGTGGAAGTAGGTCTGCTGGTAGGCGTGCATCGTCTCGGGGTCAAGGCGGATGTCGTGCGGGGCGTTGTCGAGCGCACCGAACCGCACGATCGCGTCGACGTTGAAGGTCCGACGGATCGCCTTGGCGAGCAGGAACGCCGCAGTCTGCACCAGGCTGGTGCCCAGGTGCGGCGCCCCGTTGATCTGCGTACCGACGACCAGGGCGACCCGCTCGGGCCGGGTGGCCTGCAACCGGGGGCGGACCATGTCGACGGCGCGGAGCATGGCGTTGGCGGTGACGTTGTTCGGACTGACCAACTCGATTCCGGGGGTGGTCACAGCGCGGTCCTCCAGCTATGCGGCGGCGGGCACGTTGGCGAGGATGAAGTCGACTCGGGCGGCGGCGTCGTTGGCGGGCACGAAGATCGGCGAGTACCCGGCGTCGTAGTAGCCCTGGATGATCAGCTGGTGGACGCGGACGATCTCGCGTTCCTTGGCCCACACCAGATCGTCCTCGCTGTTGAAGTCGTCCAGAGGATCGAGGACGAACACCCCGTCGTAGCGGTACTTCTCGGTGGCCTCGCGCAGCTCCGGGTACGGGTCCAGGCCGAACGCCCGGTCCCATCCGTCCCCGTCGGGGATGCCCCGGTTGTAGAAGTGCAGCCCACCGGTGTGGGCCCGGTACTCGGCGATGAACGCCCCCAGCACCTCGCGGGAGTAGGCGCGGCGGTCGCCCACCTCCAGGTGCCGGCCGAGACGTTCGCGGTGCGCCCGGTAGATCTCCCGCGCCGGCTCGCCCTCGGTGATTGGCAACCCGCGTTCGGCCATCTCGGCGAACACGCCTTCCTTGCCGGCGGACGGCCCGCCGGTGATCACATACCGCTGTTCGGTCACGCTGCTCTCCTCATGGGTCGGTGTGTCACTGCTGGTCTGTGGGGTCGGGGGCGCGGCCGGTGGCGGTGCCCGGGTTGAAGCCGGTCAGCGCCTCGCACCAGCGGGCGCTCACCTCGCCTGGCACGGTGGCCAGGAACGCCAACTCAGTGGGCGCGTCGGCGGCGGCCGCCGCGAGCGCCTGCCGCTGGCCCGAATTGAGCGGCGGCGTCCACCCGGCGAGGTCCGCCAGGCCCTCGGGGGTCAGGCCGGTGTCGGCGTGCAGCAGCACCTCGCCGTACGCGGCCCGGTAGCGCTGCGCCAGGGCGAGCAGCTGCCCGTACCGGCGCAGCGCGGTGCACGCGGCGGCGACCAGGGCGGCGGGCTCGGCGCGCATACTGCGCGCCCGGGCCAAGCCGAGCAGCTCGGCACGCAGCAGGTACACCCCGCTCCACAACCGCGACAGCAGCTCGGCGTGCTCAGCGGCCTCCCACGCGAACGGGTCGGCCGGCACCCGGGGCCGGGCCGATGCCGGCGCGAGCGGCGGGGCGAGCGCCCGGGTCATCGCGTACTCGTCGCTGTCACGGCGCAGCGCCCACGCGAGCAGGCCCAGCAGCCGCGGCTCGATCCGCTTGCGGAAGTGGTGCACCTCGTGCCCGGACGCCGCAGCGGCGACCTCGCGCCGCTGGGTGAGGGTCGTCCCGCTGACCGCGGGCGGCAGCCCGAACAGCGCCCGGGCGGCGTCGGTCAGCGACTCGTCATCGAAGCGGGCCAGGCACCAGCGCAGCAGACCCTCGAACGCGGCCGCCCGCGACGCGCGGTCGTCGGGGTTCGTGGCCCGGGCGCGGACGCCGGGCAGGTCGAGCAGCACGTCATCGACAACGTCCGGGGCGAACGGCAGGCCCGGACGGGCCAAGGTGCGCAGCGCGGCGGTCATCGCCTCGTGCACGTCGTCGGGGATCGCGGCGGACGGTGGGGTGGTCGGCATGGAACCTCCTCGGGGTTCCCCATCAGTCAACCAGAGATGCCCAGAAAATGCCCAGTTCTATCCGTCCCGGAAACGCTCGGGTCGAAGCACACCGTGCTGGACGTGCGTAGGTGCTTGCCCATCGGCACCCCTACCAGCGGTGCGCCGGTGCCGATCCCGAACGGCCACAGACCACAGACCTGACCGTGACTGCCGCGGACCTCCACCGGTGCTTCCACGTAACCCATCCGGCCACCGCCCACCACGAACGGGCCGTACTTGTCGGCACGGCCCCATCGGCGCGACTTTGGCCGTGGCTACGGGCAAGGTGCAATGGACGGGCATGTGTACGCTCGTGCTCGCTGGCGAACTACTCGTGCTGGCGCTGCTCACGATCGGGGGTCTGCTGCTGTGGCGGCGCCTGCGCGGCGGCCGCTCGAAGATCGACCGCAAGGCCGGCCACATGGGACGTCGCGGTGAGCTCGGCAACCTCGACCCCGCCGCAGTCCGGGCCAGCGCGGCCCGGCTGCGGCCGGGCATGACGGGGCCGGTCACCGACGCCGACACCGGTGTCCCGCTGTGCTACACCGTGGCCAACAAGGTGCTGCTGCGCATGGACTTCGAGTCCACCAACGTCGAACTGGCCGGCACCCGGCGGGGCAAGACGACCGCCCGGATCATCCCGGGCATCGTGGAGGCGCCTGGGCCAGTGCTGGCCACCAGCAACAAGCCGGACTTCGTCGACGCGACCCGCCTCGTCCAGGAACAGCGCGGCCGGGTCTGGGTGTTCGACCCGCAGGGCCTGACCGGGCGGCGGCAGGAGTGCTGGTTCAACCCCCTGCGGCAGGTCACCTCGATCACCCACGCTCGACGGCTCGCCTCGGCGTTCAGCGCGGGCGAACGCAGCACCGGAAAGAACGAGTGGGACCTGTTCGCTGAGGCGCTGCTCGCCAACCTGATTCTCGCGGCCGCAGCGTCGGGCCGCACGCTGCTCGACGTCTACGACTGGACGACCCGGCCGGGCGAGGAAGAGCCCGCCAAGCTGCTGGAGAGCTCCGGCCACGGCGGCCCCGCCAGCGCCGCGAGCTCCCTATGGGGCACCATCAGCAAGCCGGACAAGTTCAGGGGCAGCATCTACGGCACCGCGCAGGAAATGCTGGTCTGCCTACTCGAACCGGCCTACGCCCGGTGGATCACCGAACAGCCGGGCCTGTCGGAGTTCCTACCCGAGCCGTTCGTGACCAGCACAGACACCCTGTACTTGGTCAGCGAGGGCGGTCCCAGCTCCCCCGCCCCGCTGGTCTCGGCGCTCGTCGACGCCGTCCACGAAGCGGGCAGCGAGGCCGCCATGCGGATGCCGGGTCGTCGCCTGGACCCACCGATGGTGTCCTTTCTGGACGAATTGGCGAACGTCGTCCGAATCAAGCGGCTGCCGCAGCTGTTCAGCTTCTACGGCAGCAGGGGAATGCCGCTTGTCGCGGTATTGCAGAGCTACACGCAGGGTGAAGGGGTCTGGGGTCGCGAGGGTATGGAGAGCATGTTCGCTGCGGCGAACATCATCACCTACGGCGGCGGCATCAAGGATGCCGCATTCCTCAGGAGGATCTCGGACCTGATCGGCGAGCGCGACGTGCCGGTGCGCTCGGTCTCGACAGGTCGCGGCGGCCGGTCTACGTCGCTCCAGCCTCGCAAGGAAAGCATCCTGACCGTGGCCGAACTCGCGTCGCTGGCGTTCGGCCGCACCATCGTCATCCCGTCCGGGGCGCCGGTTATCCTCGGCCGCACGCGACCCTGGCAGGAGACTCCCTACGCCGAGCAGATCCGCGCGTCGCTGGCCCGCTACGACCCGGCTGGCGAGCACTACAGCACCGCCCTGGCCGCGGTGCCCGCGTTCAATTTCGACACGGCCGCCGGAGGTGACCGGCGGTGACCTCGATTGACGACGTTTTGGCCCAGTTGGAAGGCGACCACGACGACACCGGCCCTGAGAACTCCCCAGCCGGGCCGTCCGCACCGAAGATCAAACCAGTCTACCGCGATGCTGACCAGTGGGTCCGTGATGTCTTCGTGCTGCTGTTCGGCGAATACAAACGACAGACATCTGCAGGGCGCGGTGAGGGCCTGCGGTGGTGCCCCCGCTGGTGGGCTCATCCCCTAGCCCTCGACCGGCTCGAATCGCTCTGGCGGGCGTGGGAGGCACTACGTCTAGACCCCGGCACCGGCCTGTCGGTCTGGTACCGGGACCATTTCGCCCCGGCCGTGGCCGACCTGACCGGCGACCACGGGCCGTTCCGGGAGTGCGACAGCCAGCGCCACGTCGAAGCCGAACCCGCGCCCGCCCTGGCCGCACCGCAATCGATCCGCGTGCACTTCGCCGACAAAGCACCCCCCGTTGGCGGGCCACCCCGCCACTCTCGCCCATAACCTCAGTTGGCAAGGGTCTGGGAAGCACGAGGAAGCTGCCAGCACGGAGGAACTGACAGCGTCCTCAATGGTCAGGATAGAGGCCGGTGGCGACCCCGGCTCGATGACCGGCTCTAGACGGTGGCGGGCTCGCGCTCACACTCGCCGGCGTGGACGCCCGCGACAAACGCGGTCCATTCGGCGGCGGTGAACTCAAGCCGGTGACCATCCTTGGTGAAGTGCACTCCGGCCGGCTCGTGGCTGATCCACGGATGCTCCAGGTCAGCCGCGACGGCAGCCAGGAAGTCGGCCCATTCGGCTTGCGTGGCGACCAGCTCCGGCCCGTCCGGGTTCTTGCTGTCACGGATGTAGACGCCGTGCGCCGTGTGTGACCACTCGACGCAGTTCCCGCCCGAACCTCCTGATCGAGTGCTTTTGCGGTAGTTACGAGGCTGGCTGTTGTTGGTCATGGCTGATACTCCAGGATGGGAACGGCTTGGCTGAGCACATGCCCGAAGATCGCTTCGTAACGGGCGATCTCGGCGGCCTTTTGCAGGTACGCGGCGGAGCTGGGCGAGTCGATATAGACGACTGACGGGTCATCGGTCGGGTCCGGGAAGTCCAAGATCACGAATGCTGATTCCATCGCTGCGTGCGCGCCGGCCTTGAGGGGTAGGACTGAGATAGTGATGGTGGGTCGGCTGGCCGCCTGGCGAAGCCGAGTGATTTGCTCGACCATCACGTCCGGTCCGCCGACCTCGCGCCGCACGGCCGCTTCGTTGAGCACGACATGCAATGTCGGCGGTTGGTTGTCTCGGGTGAGGATCGCCTGCCGTTCCATGCGCAGGGCGACACGACGCTCGATCTCGCCGTCGTCGGGGTTGCGTGCCCGATAGACCTCGCGGGCGTACTCGGGTGTCTGTAACAGGCCTGGGATTAGCTCGGCTTCGTAGGTGCGGATCGCGGCTGCAGCCGGCTCGATCTCCAGGTAGAGGCTGAACCACTCCGGGACATCGTCACCGTAGACGTGCCACCAGCTTTGACCGGCCGTGGCGAGCGCCAGGGCGGTCAGCTGCTCGGTTTCCTCCGCCGATGCCTGGTAGTGCGCGCACAACACCGCGACGTCTTGGGGTTTGACCGGGTGGCGGCCGGCCTCCATCTTGAACAGCTTCGCACGGCTGATGCCGAGTCGACGATGCGCCACCACCTCGTCGACGGACGTCCCGGCGGCATCGCGGAGCGCACGCAGTTGCCGGCCGAGCTGGCGGCGGACCGCGGTCGGGCCTGCTACTGGGGTTGGAGCGGACATGTTCCCCTCCTCATGATCCCTGGCCACGCCCACAGTGTCTCAGTCTGAGACTGCGCCGTCAGCCCGGGGGCCAGCAAGACAAATTACTGCGATACTTGTGTGGTGAGAGTATCACTGCGATAGTCGAGTGGATTCGGCCACCGTTCGCAATCGGGCCGAAACCCCTCGGGAGCAGCCTGCGATACATCGCGCTCCCGGTCTTCACGATCTGACAGGGGAGGCCAGTGCCGCACACCGACGGAACAGACGCGATCAAGGCGGCTCGCCGGGTGTTCATCCGGCACAAGCAGTGCCGGATGAACATCTCCCGGTGCCGCTTCTGCGGCGGGGCATGGCGACAGCGTGATGGCCAGCGGCTGGTTGACGGATGCGCCGCGCGTCAGCTCGTCGCTGGCCTCCTGGTCGCCGCCGGCCAGATCGACGCGGTCGGCCACCTGACACCGCCGCCGGTGCTGCTGCGCCTGGCCCAGGGCGAGGTGTAGCCGATGTCCATCCACGACATCATGTCCGAGGCCGAGGTCGTCGACCTGCCCCCGGTTGAGGCGCCTGCCGGTTGCTGGTCGCCGTTGCTGTGGTCTCTGGCCCGGCAGTCGCTCGTCGACCATCGACCGGGCCGGGACAAGCACTGCGTGATCTGCCACCCGACGCAGGTCGCCCCATGCCACGCACGGCAGATTGCGGTGCTCGTGCTCAACGCCTCGCTGTTCGAGCCGGTCGGCCGGGAGGTCATCTGCCAGACCGGCCCGGTTGCGGCGCGACTTCCTGCGGGCAGGTGAGCGACCGTGGGTGTCTACCAGTCCGGCTCGGCAGCGATGCGGGCGTACGCCCGCGCTCGAGTAGATGACGCCGAGCAACTGCTCACCATTCACCGCAGCGACATCAACGGCTGTTGTGGGAAATGTGGCCGGCCAGTGCCATGTGACGACCTGACCAGCGCCACCCGGCTGCGTGAGCACTACCGGGCGTGGGTCGAGCATCCCACTGGCGCCCCGGCGATAGTCCGCCCGTACGTAGTTGGCAGCGATGGTCGATAAGCCGGGACGGTGGCGGCCGGGTTCAGGTGACGTACTGCGCCTCGATGAGCGCACCAGCGTGCAGTTCAGCGGACCACGTGCGATCACCCTCCGCGTCATCGCTGCGGATAACAGGCCCACCTACGACGGGTGGATCTGGCTGGAGGGATACGAGCTGGACGACGCTGGTCTCGCCGTCCGGCGCCACACGGTCTTCGTACAGCTCGCCGGCCTGCGGGCACCGACCCGACCCGCTCAGCCCTCACGCCGTTGACCTCAACCCCGGAGTAAAGCCACATTCAACGTAGCCAACCCTTTGAGGAGTCCCCGCGTGAGCCACTTCCTGCTTCCTCTGCTTGTGCCCGCTGTTGGCCTCGCCCTGTTCGCAGTGACGGCCATCTTCGTCGGCCGCCGTCTTGATGGTCCGGACCGTCCGATCGTTGTCGTCGATCGGCGCACGTACCGACTGGCGCAGCGGCGGATCGAGGTCGCGCTGGACGATAAAGACCTCGCCCGGGCGCACGCCGGGCTGGTCGCGCTGCGGTTGTGGCTGCGCGGCGAGATCCAGACCGGGCCGCGCCGCCGGCGCGCGGAGTACGCCGCCGCGTTGGAGCAGTGGGAACTGCGTGCCGACCAGGCCGGATTCCCCGGCATCGTGCGGGGATAAGACCTGTTCTACCACGTGTGTCCCCCGACTCAACTGCCTAGCTGAGTCGGGGGACACGGGCGTCGGGCCCTGTGGCGGGGCACCTGGGCCGCGGTGGATCAGTCGCATTTGGTGGTCGGTCCTCACGCCCTTTAGCGGCCGGCGCTAGGCGCTGCTGCTTCGGGCCGCTGCGGGGCTCGTTGGGCGGCGGGGGTAGGAGTGCCGGCTTGGTGGCCACCGTCAGCCACCGCCGGTCTTGCCGCTGCGGGTGTCGGGTAGCCCTGTGCAATTCTGGCTGCGTTGGTAACTTCGCCTTCGGTCGCGGTGACTTCGGCTGGGGCCACGGCCGCGCCGCGGGTCGCCGTGGCGGGGGTCGGCTGTGGTGTGGTGGCTTCCGTTTCGGTCTCCCTCGTGTGATCGGTCTGCTGTCCGGTGCCGAGACTGGCTAGTAGTTGGGGCAGTTGTTCGCGCGGCACATACACGTCCCGTGCGCCATCACCGCTGGCACCGACAACGCCTCGGGTCTCCAGCTCGTTCATGAGGTGTCCGGCCTCGCTGAAGCCGATCTGCATCCGGCGTTGCAGCATGGCCGCGGACCCGAATTGTGATTCGACGACTAAGGCCGCGGCGGCGCGCAGCTGCGCTGCGTCGACATGTGCCGTGGTGGCGGGCTGCTCGGCGGGCTGCGCCTCCTGTCTGGCTACGGTCGCCGTCTGTTCGGTGCTCTGCTCGACGACTTCACCGCCGATGACCTCGGCCCGTTGCGCGAACTCTTTCAACGCCATCCGGTCGAAAATCCAGCACGTCAGAGCGGCGGGCAGGCGGGCCCGGCTGATGTCGTTCGCCGACAGCAGGCGGGCGGTCTCGACCATGTCGTGCCCGGCTTGGCCCCGTTCCCAGATCCGCCCGGCGAGCGCGGGCCATGCGCGGCAGTTGGTCAGGTCGTCCGCCTTGTCCGGCCAACCGGTCTGGATCGCGTCCGCGATGCGCTGCTGGTCCTGTCCGTCGAGCCGCTGATACACGGCGGTGGCGTGTAGGTCTCTCTCCTCGGAGGTCCGCATGACTGTCTCTGCCGTCGCGGCCTGCGTGCCTCCAGCGGCCCTCGTGGCCTGCTGTTCCTCCTGCGCGAGGTTGACCGCCTCGCGTAGCCATGCGCCGTCGCCTGGGTTCGCGGTCGGTTGCTCGACGCGCACGCCGCGCCGGGCCAGCCGATCACGGATCGCCGAGAGGGTGTCCGCGGCTCGCGGGTCGACGTGTTGCCAACTGGCTGCGGACGTCCACAACCGGCTGATGTCGGCAGGGCTGGCGCGGCGCCACCAGTCATCGCGTTCGGCTCGGCGCCACAGTTCGGCGGCCCCGGCTCGGGACTGGTCGAGCTGGGCGCGGTAGACGCGGGCGGCTTCGCGGTCGCGCTCGGCGGCCTGGCGCAGCTTTTCGGCCCGCGCCGTCACAATGATTTCGGCGATCTGCCCGGCTGCCATCACGACCGCGTAGAGTGCCGTCCCGGCTTGCTGGCCGAGGCCGCCGCCGATGTCTTCGGGTGGTTGCGTCACGTTGTCCTCCTATCGCTCGGGGCCGCGGTCGGCCAGTGGGCCTGCACGGCGCCGTTGCGGCGCTGCGGGTGTGGGCTGTGGGTGTTCCCGGTCCGAGGCTCGGCCACCGTCTACCCGGCCGGGGACTCTGACTCCGGCGTCCATGGCGCGCTGGAGCACTGGCATCATCCGCTCGGCGGCCGTGCGGGCCTGCGCGGCGGCTGCGGCGGCCTGCTGCGCCTGGCGCAGCTCGGCGATCGCCTGGGCCAGGCGCGTGGCGGCCACGATAACGGCGAGCAGGCCGGCAATTTCCGGGCCTGTCCGCGCTGCCCCGGTCAGTGCCAGCGCCCCGGCGACACCGGTCAATCGGTTGCTGATTTCCCCGCGCGGCAGGCGTCGCTGCCCGCGTGGGGGAGCTCCGGCACGGGCCAATGCGTCCGCCGATCTCGACACCGGTCCCCCTCCTTCGGGCTCGGCGACGGTGGCGATCTGGGCGAGCGTGTCGGCGGCGCTACGGGCGACCGCGTGCAGCTGCTCCGGCGGCGGGGGAGCGGTACGCAGTCCATCGCGTATCGAGCCGATGGTCTGGGCCGATGCCGTCCATACCTGTACTCGTTCCTCGCTGGTCATCTCCGTTCTTATCGGCCGGGCTGGCTGTTTCCAGCCCATGAGATCCGCGTCCGCCGCGCCGGGCCACCGGCGGCGCACTTGGGCCAGCGACAGATCTCGATCGAGAGTGCGTCCTCCGAACCACACCGGCTTACCTACGGCCGGCTTCGCAGCTACCGAGTAGCCCACCACCCGGCGCGGGTTCTCCCGCGCGGTGCGCGGCTTGACCAGCAGGCCGGCAGCCTTCATCCGGGCAATCCAGTCGGCTTCGTCGCTGGCTGCGGCCAGCGACGCGCGGACTGTGCGCCGCACAATCTCTCTGTCGGTGGCGGGCTGCCCCGCCCGCCGGGCCCGCTCAACCTCGGCCCGGGTCGTCTCGGGCCGGCTGGTGGCCCCGTCTCGGGCGGGAGAAAGGGCCTGGAGACAGTGCTCACGCTCCAGCTCGCCGCAGACCTGTTGAGCCCGGGGGAAGTCTCGGTACGGGTAAACCTTCCGGCCGTCCTCGGTCGCCATGGTCACGACCAAGTGAATGTGGTCGTTTCCCTCCTTGGAGGGCCCGTGGTGAACGGCAACCCATCGACACCCGGCCTGATCACCGCTCGGGCCGAACCCCATGCGATCGACGAACTTGCCGGCCATCTCCTGCCACTCGGCATCCGTGATCGGCCGCTCGTCGGCGCGCACCGACAGCGAACAGTGCCACACCGTCCCCTTGGCGCCGTGGGTGCCGGCGGCCATCAATGGTGCCTCCAGGCGGGCCACAAGGTCGGTCACAATAGCCGCTCCGTCGTCTCGCCGTGGTGGCTCCAGCACGGCCGGAATCTCGTAGCCAGCCACAACCCGCTGGTTGACATGCTCGTCCGACCGACCGGGACCGAAAAGGTACTCAACTAGGCCGCGGCACCGGGAACCCTTGGTGATGTTCGGGTTCACCCGCGGCGCTCCGCCGCGATCCGGATCACGAGGTCGTCTACCCGGTTAGCGACTCGCTCCACGTACCGCAGGATCGCCTCCAGGTTGTCCGGCCTCTCGTCGAGCGCGTGCAACTTCGCGGTCACCTGGTTGAGGTTCCGGGCGGCCCCGGCGAGCTGTCGGTGCATCCCGAGCAGCTCCGTCAACATGGCCGCCCGCTCGTCCTCCTGCGCCGCGATTCGGGCCGCCATACCTGGCGCAGCAGCCGCCTTCGCACACCATGCCTGCACAGCCATCCGGGCCGCCGCAGCGTTGGCAGCGACCCGCTCGTACTCAGCCGCATTGAAGCGCGCGTTAACCCGGATCTCCCGCCGCGCCTCTCCACTGTTCCGCTGTCGACGGCGGGAATGGACGGCACCAACGTGGGTCGTCTCGGGTAGCTGAGTCATGTGAAGCGAGACCTTTCTGGAAGCGACGCGACTGCGCACTAGTGTGCGCCATGGACCGGGATATGGTCCATCCTAGGGCACCGTAAGGTGACCTTATTTCTAGCTTGCTCGGGTGATCATGGTCATGAACGAGCCTCTAGCTGAACAGTCGGTTGGCAGCACGGCGCGATGCGCGTGACAACCTAGTGCCTGCCCCCGTGGGGGCCTGGATGATAGGTCGCTCCCGCACGGTGTCAAGGGTGGCCCGTAGGGCCATCGCGCAGCGACGCGAAGCGCCCTTGACGCCGTGCGGGAGCTCTCTGAAAGGGCGTTTGTCCACGGTGCCAAAACAGGGTTGGAACCAACAACCCCGTGGGGAAGTGGTCGCGCTAGGCTGGTCGCCCGATCTTGTGTTGGGAGGGGAGGGCGCTCATGGCAACTCGTAGTGTTCGTGCCAGCGCGGAACAGGCGGCACGCAAGGCGCTGCGACAGGATCTACAGCAGCGTGCGCAGCTGGTCGGGAGAGCAGCCGAGACACAGTCCCGTGTCGACGAGTTGCTCGACGATCTGCGGGCCGCGCTGGAAGCACACGATGCCGCGGTAGCGGCGGCCGTCTCCGGCGGTTGGTCCCGCGCGCAGCTGCGCGAGCTGGGCATCCAAGACGACCCCGGCGGGCGCGCGGTACGTCGGGCGCTGCGGCCATCGCCTGGGCCGGTTGCTGCGGCGATGGTGGAGCCAGCCGGGGCGGCAGTCGCGCAAGCGCCCGACGCGGGATAGGTTTCGGACAACGCGAGGGCCTGGCCGGTGGGGATGTCCACTGGCCAGGCCCTCGGCCCGTTGCGGCTATGCAGCGAGCTGCGGGGATGGTCCTGCGTAGCGGCGGATCGTGACTCTCCATCCCGGCCGGTGCCGGCGCAGGGCGTCGGCGATGAGAACGGCGGCGAGCGGCCCGTCCGCGCTCTGCGCGAGGGTCTCCCCGGCAGTGCTCAGTGCTCGCACGTACCACCCGTGCCGACCGGCGTTGAGCGTCTGCCCGCGGTCGCCGGGTTCGTACAGCCCTGCGGGCAGGTCGGCCACAGGGCCCGTCTGCACGGGCCGGTTCACCGGATGCCCTCAGACTGCGCCGGCGTCTGCCCGCGCATGATCAC is a window encoding:
- a CDS encoding ATP-binding protein; the protein is MTEQRYVITGGPSAGKEGVFAEMAERGLPITEGEPAREIYRAHRERLGRHLEVGDRRAYSREVLGAFIAEYRAHTGGLHFYNRGIPDGDGWDRAFGLDPYPELREATEKYRYDGVFVLDPLDDFNSEDDLVWAKEREIVRVHQLIIQGYYDAGYSPIFVPANDAAARVDFILANVPAAA
- a CDS encoding DNA translocase FtsK, yielding MAAGQIAEIIVTARAEKLRQAAERDREAARVYRAQLDQSRAGAAELWRRAERDDWWRRASPADISRLWTSAASWQHVDPRAADTLSAIRDRLARRGVRVEQPTANPGDGAWLREAVNLAQEEQQATRAAGGTQAATAETVMRTSEERDLHATAVYQRLDGQDQQRIADAIQTGWPDKADDLTNCRAWPALAGRIWERGQAGHDMVETARLLSANDISRARLPAALTCWIFDRMALKEFAQRAEVIGGEVVEQSTEQTATVARQEAQPAEQPATTAHVDAAQLRAAAALVVESQFGSAAMLQRRMQIGFSEAGHLMNELETRGVVGASGDGARDVYVPREQLPQLLASLGTGQQTDHTRETETEATTPQPTPATATRGAAVAPAEVTATEGEVTNAARIAQGYPTPAAARPAVADGGHQAGTPTPAAQRAPQRPEAAAPSAGR
- a CDS encoding DUF397 domain-containing protein; its protein translation is MTNNSQPRNYRKSTRSGGSGGNCVEWSHTAHGVYIRDSKNPDGPELVATQAEWADFLAAVAADLEHPWISHEPAGVHFTKDGHRLEFTAAEWTAFVAGVHAGECEREPATV
- a CDS encoding relaxase yields the protein MTDLVARLEAPLMAAGTHGAKGTVWHCSLSVRADERPITDAEWQEMAGKFVDRMGFGPSGDQAGCRWVAVHHGPSKEGNDHIHLVVTMATEDGRKVYPYRDFPRAQQVCGELEREHCLQALSPARDGATSRPETTRAEVERARRAGQPATDREIVRRTVRASLAAASDEADWIARMKAAGLLVKPRTARENPRRVVGYSVAAKPAVGKPVWFGGRTLDRDLSLAQVRRRWPGAADADLMGWKQPARPIRTEMTSEERVQVWTASAQTIGSIRDGLRTAPPPPEQLHAVARSAADTLAQIATVAEPEGGGPVSRSADALARAGAPPRGQRRLPRGEISNRLTGVAGALALTGAARTGPEIAGLLAVIVAATRLAQAIAELRQAQQAAAAAAQARTAAERMMPVLQRAMDAGVRVPGRVDGGRASDREHPQPTPAAPQRRRAGPLADRGPER
- a CDS encoding DUF4913 domain-containing protein — encoded protein: MTSIDDVLAQLEGDHDDTGPENSPAGPSAPKIKPVYRDADQWVRDVFVLLFGEYKRQTSAGRGEGLRWCPRWWAHPLALDRLESLWRAWEALRLDPGTGLSVWYRDHFAPAVADLTGDHGPFRECDSQRHVEAEPAPALAAPQSIRVHFADKAPPVGGPPRHSRP
- a CDS encoding helix-turn-helix transcriptional regulator; the protein is MSAPTPVAGPTAVRRQLGRQLRALRDAAGTSVDEVVAHRRLGISRAKLFKMEAGRHPVKPQDVAVLCAHYQASAEETEQLTALALATAGQSWWHVYGDDVPEWFSLYLEIEPAAAAIRTYEAELIPGLLQTPEYAREVYRARNPDDGEIERRVALRMERQAILTRDNQPPTLHVVLNEAAVRREVGGPDVMVEQITRLRQAASRPTITISVLPLKAGAHAAMESAFVILDFPDPTDDPSVVYIDSPSSAAYLQKAAEIARYEAIFGHVLSQAVPILEYQP
- a CDS encoding TraM recognition domain-containing protein, translating into MCTLVLAGELLVLALLTIGGLLLWRRLRGGRSKIDRKAGHMGRRGELGNLDPAAVRASAARLRPGMTGPVTDADTGVPLCYTVANKVLLRMDFESTNVELAGTRRGKTTARIIPGIVEAPGPVLATSNKPDFVDATRLVQEQRGRVWVFDPQGLTGRRQECWFNPLRQVTSITHARRLASAFSAGERSTGKNEWDLFAEALLANLILAAAASGRTLLDVYDWTTRPGEEEPAKLLESSGHGGPASAASSLWGTISKPDKFRGSIYGTAQEMLVCLLEPAYARWITEQPGLSEFLPEPFVTSTDTLYLVSEGGPSSPAPLVSALVDAVHEAGSEAAMRMPGRRLDPPMVSFLDELANVVRIKRLPQLFSFYGSRGMPLVAVLQSYTQGEGVWGREGMESMFAAANIITYGGGIKDAAFLRRISDLIGERDVPVRSVSTGRGGRSTSLQPRKESILTVAELASLAFGRTIVIPSGAPVILGRTRPWQETPYAEQIRASLARYDPAGEHYSTALAAVPAFNFDTAAGGDRR